From Echinicola soli, a single genomic window includes:
- a CDS encoding T9SS type B sorting domain-containing protein, whose product MKRTPFDINLRFIYLFLPLLLCLATQIFVYGQGYNDNEWIFGYCGPNTENNYISFGKGDNPNVNTLPGSIVVGQDNNAIAIDPLTGEPLFYTNGELVYNYLNQPIQGAPNGINGDFEGTQTVAIAPLSYDPEGDRLFYTFYISPSGQLLYSVMDMNAQGAAPADSPPAGEVTTLDEPIGPASGAIAVVKTPSSPSYLISFESGELISREITETEGVFNQTDSSPITFAPEKIAFDENSGTLALIPENASDPIVLMDFDTSTGSFSNPRPLDQSTGDASENYGGTGLSPDGDYFYYSKDDQLLRIPTDTLDADPQVVPTTSPSGNNISQIHDIKVGPDGQLYYIYQEENDDAFYVGTVENPDNTVLEELTVDDNPFEGTDFCGDTFPTFAPNADIDVSVDFTYSPEMPCMNNPLQITSQLTPPNIPVESYEWELSPPPTDQDGEEIELDLTEEHLLLPADATSEQNINVTLTVTLADGSTQTSSQSITFQENNLQASFTPSDTTTCLTCIDLNEMLEVSSGEEGQGGSGGGGGGGIPGIPGGGGGGGGQDGGSDYEYFWSNKKEEGWIPEGANEVCDPGTYWVLAREQGSSCYVYAETTVKMWDPVANEKVDDQTNNIWYFGNNAGLDFNPDPDDPNAPSPRPVEVPDGHPGWTIPEGTTTISDQAGQVLFYTDGQTVWDLNGNPMQDGTNIGGDNTSAQSVIAVKVPQEQTLYYLFTTQTSGGNSTTKFSLVDIKGENQNGVGSVVSGDNFLFSPGTEQSAAIASGDTTWVMFHEMGNNTFRAYPTTSQGIGQVVTSDVGTTHSFGNSAGSMKFSPDGEKLAVTIIDGNGCSFVDVFDFDEESGELSEYATLDLGCDDEVYGLEFGGDSNKIFVSYQNGKGIEEYQIQAPSDDDDDNNCPSCFENAADQAALEQCIEDNVNLLANSSGTNFGAIQMGPNGQIYVAIPGATNIGTINPGSDCDNSTYSQQQAVSTEGGTSNLGLPAYAQNSGSNIPDPEIAGPESLCLQDGLALGEFEGGGEPDIDTYTWTILDMDGQEVFSTSGPGDEYQIMEYEFDSAGTYTVTLDVERCGNPDYYNGELTVEVIGPPPLTLTDDITLCSGSPVTLTAIDDYDPAEGLYIFEWTNAAGEILGNTNSIEVTEESIYTVSVVLANTDEEDPTFQACSASASVFVGPAFDFELTQDAETSCYEENYINFAPDTPVSGEWAYQLQGSTEAPTVLGEGYEWEVAVEALPAPGTYDIIFRAEDPILEGCTVEKRAELVVAPLPEVEVNVISPTSDCDDPSGSFEFTMLSDAETVKIVELNEEFPNVSEGETIGPFEDLAPGVYTITAENEGCTYTETVSIENTNPPDGLDDFSIVTTAERCTSDGILDGRISITFPVDGSITSANYVITREEDGEQFTGSTDNMPLAVPHGTYAIEISTPDGCAVTAPQTYEIQEKALVNFSVPSAPLACEIFFFEPENADDIDYTITGPDGMDISPQPNGLYPLGQEGVYQVRGEDPNGVDCPRVREMDLTLTGQVEYSLEGPFYDCETGLRYEAEIDPAFDEADYVYLWRTFPQGEIIGRERIFTPTREGTYTLDVQPRNGAGCPAPWIEFDVPVIVRNIPVELTLETGICSDSPEGTLSAGFDAPASANIEVAWFRTDQNGNFTIRMSEFDGESTISVTEADTYQVQLINSTNGQQCTVGSDEITVLSSDAEPPQLEESYTICAAEGITETLETEGNWQTYEWWREDQLISTDPTFTPTEKGNYTLIVTDAAACSFAVTFEVIEDCGLQVTTPDALIPGDPERNFVVYVNDFVDEISVLIYNRWGELIFHCIQQNIPENAPFCPWDGKVNDKKVPVGTYPVVIKLKSNAQGIEQTIKKAIVVIE is encoded by the coding sequence ATGAAAAGGACTCCTTTTGACATAAACTTAAGATTCATTTATCTGTTTTTACCGTTATTATTGTGTCTGGCTACCCAAATATTCGTTTACGGTCAAGGCTACAATGATAATGAATGGATCTTTGGATACTGTGGGCCAAACACGGAAAACAATTATATCTCTTTTGGCAAGGGAGACAATCCCAATGTCAATACGCTACCTGGAAGCATTGTAGTAGGACAAGACAATAATGCCATTGCCATTGACCCGCTGACGGGCGAACCGCTTTTTTACACTAACGGAGAACTGGTGTATAATTATCTAAACCAACCCATCCAAGGAGCTCCCAATGGTATTAATGGTGATTTTGAAGGTACGCAGACGGTGGCCATTGCCCCTTTAAGTTACGATCCTGAAGGAGATCGGCTTTTTTATACATTTTACATTAGTCCATCAGGACAATTACTGTATTCTGTCATGGACATGAATGCACAAGGTGCAGCACCGGCAGATTCGCCACCAGCGGGTGAAGTGACCACCCTTGACGAACCTATTGGCCCGGCCTCTGGTGCCATCGCCGTAGTAAAAACACCCAGCTCCCCCAGCTATCTGATCAGTTTTGAAAGTGGAGAATTGATCTCCAGGGAAATCACGGAAACTGAAGGGGTATTTAACCAAACAGACAGCAGCCCTATAACCTTTGCGCCAGAAAAAATTGCTTTTGATGAGAATTCAGGCACCTTGGCCCTGATTCCAGAAAATGCCTCCGACCCGATTGTGCTGATGGACTTTGACACCAGCACAGGTAGTTTTTCAAACCCACGACCATTGGACCAATCCACTGGTGATGCTTCCGAAAATTATGGCGGAACAGGGCTTTCTCCCGATGGCGATTATTTTTATTATTCCAAAGATGACCAATTGCTAAGAATCCCTACTGACACGCTAGATGCCGATCCACAGGTGGTACCCACCACCAGTCCATCCGGAAACAACATCAGCCAAATCCACGACATTAAAGTAGGCCCTGACGGCCAATTGTATTATATCTATCAAGAGGAAAATGATGATGCCTTTTATGTGGGCACCGTCGAAAACCCCGACAATACCGTTCTGGAAGAACTTACCGTAGACGACAATCCATTTGAAGGCACTGATTTTTGCGGAGACACTTTCCCGACCTTTGCTCCAAATGCAGACATCGACGTTTCAGTGGATTTCACCTATTCACCGGAAATGCCCTGTATGAACAATCCGCTGCAGATCACTTCACAGCTTACACCTCCCAATATCCCCGTGGAGTCATATGAGTGGGAGCTCAGCCCGCCTCCTACTGACCAAGACGGGGAAGAAATCGAACTGGACCTGACTGAAGAGCACCTGCTCCTGCCTGCTGATGCGACCAGCGAACAAAATATCAACGTCACCCTTACGGTAACCTTGGCAGATGGCAGCACGCAGACTTCCAGCCAATCCATCACCTTTCAGGAAAACAACCTACAGGCCAGCTTTACCCCTTCGGACACTACTACCTGCCTGACCTGCATCGACCTAAATGAAATGCTGGAGGTCAGCTCCGGTGAAGAAGGCCAAGGTGGCTCCGGTGGCGGAGGCGGTGGTGGTATCCCCGGTATCCCTGGAGGGGGCGGCGGCGGAGGTGGCCAAGATGGCGGCTCCGACTATGAATATTTCTGGTCCAACAAAAAAGAGGAAGGCTGGATCCCTGAAGGTGCTAACGAAGTCTGTGATCCAGGCACCTATTGGGTGCTTGCCCGTGAACAAGGCTCTTCATGCTACGTCTACGCCGAAACTACCGTCAAAATGTGGGATCCTGTGGCCAACGAAAAAGTAGATGACCAAACCAATAATATCTGGTATTTCGGCAATAATGCCGGACTGGACTTTAACCCTGATCCTGACGACCCCAATGCTCCTTCTCCACGCCCTGTAGAAGTCCCTGATGGACATCCGGGCTGGACCATTCCAGAGGGAACGACCACCATTTCGGACCAAGCAGGACAGGTGCTGTTCTACACTGATGGCCAGACGGTCTGGGACCTGAACGGCAATCCCATGCAGGATGGCACAAATATCGGCGGCGACAATACCTCCGCCCAAAGTGTCATTGCCGTAAAAGTACCGCAGGAACAAACCCTGTATTACCTCTTCACCACCCAAACTTCTGGTGGCAACTCAACCACCAAATTTTCCCTGGTGGATATCAAAGGGGAAAACCAAAACGGCGTGGGCAGTGTGGTCAGCGGGGACAACTTTCTCTTTAGTCCGGGCACCGAGCAGTCTGCTGCCATTGCCTCGGGAGACACCACTTGGGTGATGTTCCATGAAATGGGCAATAATACTTTCCGAGCATACCCCACCACCTCCCAAGGGATTGGGCAGGTAGTGACCAGCGACGTGGGCACCACTCACAGTTTTGGCAATTCGGCAGGCTCAATGAAGTTCAGTCCTGATGGTGAAAAATTGGCCGTGACCATCATCGACGGTAATGGATGCAGCTTTGTGGATGTCTTCGATTTTGATGAAGAATCCGGCGAACTGAGTGAATATGCTACCCTTGACCTGGGCTGCGACGATGAGGTTTACGGACTGGAATTTGGGGGGGACAGCAATAAGATCTTTGTCTCCTACCAAAACGGCAAGGGCATCGAAGAATACCAAATCCAAGCTCCCAGTGATGACGACGATGACAACAACTGCCCATCCTGCTTCGAAAACGCTGCTGACCAAGCCGCACTGGAACAATGCATTGAGGACAATGTCAATCTGCTGGCCAACAGCTCTGGCACTAACTTTGGTGCCATCCAAATGGGACCAAACGGCCAAATTTACGTCGCCATCCCAGGTGCCACCAACATCGGCACAATCAACCCCGGCTCAGATTGTGACAATTCCACTTACAGTCAACAACAGGCCGTCTCCACCGAAGGCGGCACCAGCAACCTTGGGCTCCCTGCTTATGCCCAAAACAGCGGCAGTAATATTCCCGACCCTGAAATAGCAGGCCCGGAAAGCCTGTGTTTGCAAGATGGTTTAGCCCTGGGGGAATTTGAAGGTGGCGGAGAACCGGATATTGACACCTACACCTGGACCATTCTGGATATGGATGGCCAAGAAGTGTTTTCCACTTCCGGACCTGGCGATGAATACCAGATCATGGAATATGAATTTGATTCGGCAGGTACTTATACCGTCACCTTGGACGTGGAGCGCTGCGGAAACCCCGATTATTATAACGGCGAGCTGACCGTGGAAGTCATTGGTCCTCCACCATTGACGCTGACCGACGATATTACGCTTTGTAGCGGCAGCCCGGTTACGCTGACGGCCATTGATGATTATGATCCTGCTGAAGGGCTTTACATCTTCGAATGGACCAATGCGGCGGGGGAAATCCTGGGCAATACCAATTCTATCGAAGTTACCGAGGAAAGCATTTACACTGTCAGTGTAGTGCTGGCCAATACTGACGAGGAAGACCCGACCTTTCAGGCCTGTTCTGCTTCCGCTTCCGTCTTTGTTGGCCCTGCGTTTGATTTTGAGCTGACACAAGATGCAGAAACATCCTGTTATGAGGAAAATTATATCAATTTCGCCCCGGATACGCCCGTTTCGGGCGAATGGGCCTACCAGTTGCAGGGCTCCACAGAAGCCCCTACTGTTTTGGGAGAGGGCTACGAATGGGAAGTAGCAGTGGAAGCGCTTCCTGCTCCCGGAACCTATGACATTATATTCAGAGCAGAAGACCCGATCTTGGAAGGTTGTACAGTAGAAAAACGTGCCGAACTGGTCGTGGCTCCCTTGCCTGAAGTTGAGGTCAATGTCATCTCCCCCACCAGTGACTGTGACGATCCCAGTGGGAGCTTTGAATTCACCATGCTTTCGGATGCAGAGACGGTTAAGATAGTAGAGCTGAATGAGGAATTTCCCAATGTAAGCGAAGGGGAAACCATCGGCCCATTCGAGGACTTGGCTCCTGGAGTGTATACCATTACGGCAGAAAACGAAGGATGTACTTATACGGAAACAGTCAGCATCGAAAACACCAATCCGCCGGATGGGCTGGATGACTTCAGTATTGTGACTACGGCCGAGCGCTGTACCAGTGACGGTATATTGGATGGAAGAATATCGATCACGTTCCCTGTGGATGGCTCCATCACTTCAGCTAACTATGTCATCACCAGGGAAGAGGACGGGGAGCAGTTTACCGGCTCTACGGACAATATGCCTTTAGCGGTTCCTCATGGCACCTATGCCATTGAAATCTCCACACCGGATGGTTGTGCAGTGACAGCACCTCAGACGTATGAAATCCAAGAAAAAGCATTGGTCAACTTCAGCGTGCCTTCGGCACCATTGGCTTGTGAAATTTTCTTCTTTGAGCCAGAAAACGCAGACGATATCGACTACACCATCACAGGCCCTGATGGCATGGACATCAGTCCCCAGCCAAATGGCCTTTATCCATTGGGCCAAGAAGGAGTTTACCAGGTCCGGGGAGAAGATCCAAATGGGGTGGATTGTCCTCGGGTCCGGGAAATGGATTTGACATTGACCGGTCAGGTGGAGTATTCTTTGGAAGGCCCATTTTATGACTGTGAAACCGGACTTAGGTATGAAGCGGAAATAGATCCTGCTTTTGATGAAGCAGACTATGTTTATCTCTGGAGGACCTTTCCGCAGGGAGAGATCATAGGACGAGAACGGATCTTTACGCCTACCCGTGAAGGCACCTATACCTTGGATGTACAGCCCCGAAATGGTGCCGGCTGCCCTGCTCCTTGGATAGAATTTGACGTTCCGGTCATCGTCCGTAACATTCCGGTCGAACTTACCTTGGAAACAGGCATTTGCTCGGATAGTCCGGAGGGCACTCTTAGTGCTGGCTTTGACGCACCAGCGTCCGCCAATATTGAAGTCGCCTGGTTTAGGACGGATCAAAATGGCAACTTCACTATTAGAATGTCTGAATTTGATGGTGAATCAACCATTTCCGTTACAGAAGCCGATACCTATCAAGTCCAATTGATCAATTCCACCAACGGCCAACAATGTACCGTGGGCTCGGATGAAATCACTGTATTGAGTTCTGATGCCGAACCGCCTCAGCTGGAAGAAAGCTATACCATTTGTGCCGCAGAAGGCATTACAGAAACCTTGGAAACAGAAGGAAACTGGCAGACCTATGAATGGTGGAGAGAGGATCAGCTCATCAGCACTGACCCCACTTTCACCCCGACCGAAAAAGGAAATTACACATTGATCGTAACGGATGCGGCAGCTTGCTCATTTGCGGTTACCTTTGAGGTCATCGAAGACTGTGGTCTACAGGTCACCACGCCTGACGCCCTTATTCCCGGAGATCCGGAGCGGAATTTCGTCGTCTATGTCAATGACTTTGTGGACGAGATTTCGGTATTGATCTATAATCGCTGGGGCGAGCTGATTTTCCACTGTATCCAGCAAAACATTCCTGAAAATGCCCCGTTCTGCCCCTGGGACGGAAAAGTCAACGACAAAAAAGTACCTGTCGGAACCTATCCGGTGGTAATCAAGTTAAAAAGCAATGCCCAAGGAATAGAACAAACCATTAAAAAAGCTATAGTTGTAATTGAATAA
- the yaaA gene encoding peroxide stress protein YaaA: MIALISPAKTLDMSTTDIPLATQPDFKTDIKALVSIMKKKSAGDIKQLMKVSDNIAQLNEERYHNFHKDFTSKNSKQALLAFKGDVYRSMAVDDYSEEDLAFAQDHLRILSGLYGLLKPMDLIQPYRLEMGISLENKKGKNLYEYWGTKISKAINKAAEGQPVINLASQEYAKSVDKKALKSPMIQVNFKEHRDGKYKIIGIFAKQARGMMADHIIKHKITDPEQLKLFNREGYEFSEPQSKENEWIFVR, translated from the coding sequence ATGATCGCATTGATTTCTCCGGCAAAGACGCTGGATATGAGTACTACTGACATTCCACTGGCCACGCAGCCAGACTTTAAGACCGACATCAAAGCCCTGGTCAGCATCATGAAAAAAAAATCTGCCGGTGACATTAAGCAACTAATGAAAGTAAGCGATAATATCGCCCAGCTGAATGAAGAACGCTACCATAATTTTCACAAGGATTTTACTTCCAAAAACTCCAAGCAGGCACTACTGGCCTTCAAAGGGGACGTTTATCGCAGCATGGCCGTAGACGATTACTCGGAAGAAGACCTTGCCTTTGCCCAAGACCATCTACGCATCCTTTCTGGGCTCTACGGACTCCTAAAACCCATGGACCTGATCCAGCCTTATCGTTTGGAAATGGGCATCAGTCTGGAAAACAAAAAAGGCAAAAACCTCTATGAATACTGGGGCACCAAAATCTCCAAAGCCATCAACAAAGCTGCTGAGGGCCAACCTGTGATCAATTTGGCATCACAGGAATATGCCAAATCCGTGGACAAAAAAGCACTAAAATCCCCCATGATCCAAGTCAACTTCAAAGAGCACCGGGATGGCAAATACAAAATCATCGGCATCTTTGCGAAGCAGGCGAGGGGCATGATGGCGGATCATATCATCAAGCATAAAATCACCGATCCTGAACAATTGAAGCTATTTAACCGGGAAGGTTATGAATTTTCCGAACCACAGAGCAAGGAAAATGAGTGGATTTTCGTTAGGTAA
- a CDS encoding septal ring lytic transglycosylase RlpA family protein: MKKHLFVGLVIVFLMSACSASRKTTSSRIEKGQASYYADKFIGRKTASGERYQAGKMTAAHRSLPFGTVVKVKNLRNGKTVKVRINDRGPFVRGRIIDVSKKAARQLDMIRSGVVPVEVRY; encoded by the coding sequence ATGAAAAAGCATCTTTTTGTTGGACTTGTAATAGTATTCCTGATGAGTGCTTGCTCTGCAAGCCGTAAGACCACCTCCAGCCGCATCGAAAAAGGCCAAGCCAGTTACTATGCCGATAAGTTCATAGGCCGGAAAACAGCAAGTGGAGAGCGCTATCAGGCCGGGAAAATGACCGCGGCACATCGCTCCCTACCGTTCGGCACTGTCGTAAAAGTCAAAAATCTCCGCAACGGAAAAACCGTCAAGGTCCGCATCAACGACCGGGGGCCGTTTGTCCGGGGACGTATCATCGATGTGTCCAAAAAAGCAGCAAGGCAACTGGACATGATCCGCTCCGGTGTGGTACCGGTGGAGGTGAGGTATTAA
- a CDS encoding phosphoglycerate kinase: protein MNSRIKSVDNLNFEGKRALVRVDFNVPLDANFKVTDDTRIQAALPTINKILNDGGSVILMSHLGRPKGGTDERFSLKHILLDLEKALDHPVKFAPDCIGDEAMQVAAALKGGEVLLLENLRFYDEETKGDAGFAKKLATLGDIYVNDAFGTAHRAHASTAIVAENFNDKVCGYLMLSELENADKVLGNPVRPLTAIMGGAKISDKILIIEKLLDKVDNLIIGGGMSYTFAKAKGGSIGDSLLEADKMELTKELEAKAKAKGVNLYLPVDNITSKEFANDAEQGVSKSGQIPDGWMGLDIGEETRKIFADVIKDSKTILWNGPMGVFEMESFDKGTKAVAEAVVAATEGGAFSLIGGGDSAAAVNKFGFGEKVSFVSTGGGALLEYMEGKELPGVKALEP, encoded by the coding sequence ATGAACAGTAGGATAAAATCTGTTGACAACCTTAATTTTGAAGGGAAAAGAGCGTTGGTACGAGTGGACTTTAACGTGCCGCTGGACGCTAATTTTAAAGTTACTGATGACACTCGGATCCAAGCGGCATTGCCTACCATCAACAAGATATTGAATGATGGGGGGTCGGTGATTTTGATGTCTCACCTAGGCCGTCCAAAAGGCGGAACTGATGAACGATTTTCGCTAAAACATATCCTGCTGGATTTGGAGAAAGCACTGGACCATCCGGTGAAATTTGCTCCTGACTGTATCGGCGATGAAGCGATGCAAGTAGCTGCTGCCCTGAAAGGTGGCGAGGTACTGCTGCTGGAAAATCTTCGTTTCTATGACGAGGAAACAAAAGGAGATGCTGGATTTGCCAAAAAACTGGCGACGCTTGGCGATATTTATGTGAACGATGCATTCGGAACAGCACACCGTGCCCATGCTTCTACCGCCATTGTTGCAGAAAACTTCAATGACAAGGTGTGTGGCTACCTAATGCTTTCTGAATTGGAGAATGCCGATAAAGTGCTTGGTAACCCCGTGAGACCATTGACAGCGATCATGGGCGGGGCCAAAATCTCCGACAAGATATTGATCATCGAGAAATTACTCGATAAGGTGGATAACCTGATTATTGGAGGAGGAATGTCCTATACCTTTGCCAAGGCAAAAGGAGGAAGCATTGGTGATTCGCTGCTGGAAGCGGACAAGATGGAGCTGACCAAAGAGCTGGAAGCGAAAGCCAAGGCCAAAGGTGTGAACTTGTACCTGCCAGTGGACAACATTACATCCAAGGAATTTGCCAATGATGCAGAACAAGGAGTTTCCAAAAGCGGCCAGATCCCAGATGGCTGGATGGGCCTTGACATTGGAGAAGAAACCAGAAAGATTTTTGCCGATGTCATCAAAGATTCCAAAACCATCCTTTGGAACGGACCAATGGGTGTTTTCGAGATGGAAAGCTTCGACAAAGGAACCAAAGCTGTAGCTGAGGCGGTAGTGGCCGCTACTGAAGGAGGCGCATTCAGCTTGATCGGTGGCGGTGATTCTGCTGCTGCAGTGAATAAATTCGGTTTTGGTGAAAAAGTATCTTTTGTATCCACAGGAGGAGGTGCTTTGCTCGAGTACATGGAAGGAAAAGAATTGCCAGGTGTGAAGGCGCTAGAGCCTTGA
- a CDS encoding L-threonylcarbamoyladenylate synthase, with amino-acid sequence MTTIGKDINKAKWLLEKGELVGIPTETVYGLAGNALNAEAVSKIFETKNRPSFDPLIVHTGSIEQISEYTTAMPSELEALAKAFWPGPLTLLLPKKNIVPDLVTSGLDQVAVRVPSHPLTRELLLSLDFPLAAPSANPFGYISPTCASHVVDQLDGKIDYVLDGGNCQIGLESTIVGVEEGQITIYRLGGVEVSDIKKVVGNVLILPQSSSNPKSPGMLKSHYAPRIPFVVGDLEQLVPHYLEKGEKFGVLSFSKAFDGVPADYQRTLSASGDYKEAAQNLFAAMRYLDKQDVSVILSGEMPEKGLGKAVNDRLRRAAAR; translated from the coding sequence ATGACTACAATCGGAAAGGATATCAACAAGGCCAAATGGCTCTTGGAAAAGGGCGAGCTGGTAGGGATTCCTACAGAAACGGTGTATGGATTGGCAGGAAATGCCCTGAATGCAGAAGCTGTAAGTAAAATATTCGAAACCAAAAACCGACCAAGCTTTGATCCGCTGATTGTACATACAGGCAGCATCGAGCAGATCAGTGAATATACTACAGCGATGCCGTCAGAGCTGGAAGCGCTCGCCAAAGCGTTTTGGCCTGGACCTTTGACACTGCTTCTTCCGAAGAAGAACATCGTTCCCGATTTGGTAACGAGCGGACTGGACCAAGTGGCCGTGAGGGTTCCCAGCCATCCGTTGACCCGGGAGCTGCTGTTGTCATTGGATTTCCCTTTGGCAGCACCAAGTGCCAATCCTTTTGGCTATATTAGCCCTACATGTGCAAGTCATGTGGTGGACCAACTGGATGGAAAGATCGACTATGTGCTGGATGGTGGCAATTGCCAGATAGGACTGGAAAGTACGATTGTAGGAGTGGAAGAAGGACAGATCACTATCTACCGCTTAGGTGGGGTAGAGGTTTCTGACATCAAAAAGGTGGTAGGAAATGTCCTGATTTTGCCACAGTCCAGTAGTAATCCGAAGTCCCCTGGAATGTTAAAAAGCCACTATGCTCCACGAATTCCATTTGTTGTAGGTGATTTGGAGCAGTTGGTACCACATTATTTGGAGAAAGGCGAGAAATTTGGCGTGCTAAGTTTTAGCAAGGCTTTTGATGGCGTACCGGCTGATTACCAGCGTACGTTGAGTGCATCGGGGGATTATAAAGAAGCAGCACAGAATTTGTTTGCAGCTATGCGGTATTTGGATAAGCAGGATGTAAGTGTGATCTTGTCTGGCGAAATGCCCGAAAAAGGCCTTGGGAAAGCCGTTAATGATCGACTGAGAAGGGCAGCTGCACGTTAG
- a CDS encoding tetratricopeptide repeat protein — protein sequence MVVLLLGCSPSEQELYDAGIKEMRLEKFDEAITYFDRVIQKNPNNTEAHNAKGVAFFEQGKWDEAIENFEVAMEKDSTSYKPYLNLGNAYLEKKAFKDAVINYNMASSLDPNQTDIYYNRGLALLGMEQYEDAILDFDNALQVDPNQALVHFNRAKALVGNNNPLEAINALKRSVAIDDTNGAAFYLLGVTEMSALNKKEEGCMHLKTSLGLGYEDAKEWIDEFCDTESES from the coding sequence ATGGTGGTATTGCTATTGGGGTGTTCTCCCTCTGAGCAGGAACTATATGATGCCGGCATAAAGGAAATGAGATTGGAAAAGTTCGATGAGGCGATTACCTATTTTGATCGGGTAATCCAGAAAAATCCTAACAATACAGAAGCCCATAATGCCAAAGGAGTAGCATTTTTTGAACAGGGAAAATGGGATGAGGCCATTGAAAATTTTGAAGTGGCCATGGAGAAAGATTCTACTTCTTATAAGCCTTACTTGAATCTTGGAAATGCCTACCTGGAGAAGAAAGCATTTAAGGATGCAGTGATCAATTATAATATGGCCAGCTCCTTGGATCCCAATCAAACCGATATTTATTACAATCGAGGATTGGCGCTTTTGGGGATGGAGCAGTATGAAGATGCCATCTTGGATTTTGACAATGCCCTTCAGGTGGATCCAAACCAAGCATTGGTACATTTTAACAGAGCAAAAGCCCTGGTGGGAAATAACAATCCGCTGGAAGCCATCAATGCGCTGAAGCGATCCGTAGCAATCGATGATACGAATGGAGCAGCTTTTTACCTTTTAGGTGTTACAGAGATGAGTGCGTTGAATAAAAAGGAGGAAGGCTGCATGCATCTGAAAACGTCCCTTGGACTGGGCTATGAGGATGCCAAGGAATGGATCGATGAATTTTGTGATACCGAATCGGAATCTTAA
- a CDS encoding NUDIX hydrolase, which translates to MNREELKRALKSYRTPFEDEQLFVEQFIELTDDPLAFLRDRKEGHFTASAWIVNKTRTHALLTHHRKLNRWLQLGGHADGNENLLEVAMNEAREESGLISLKLVDRGIFDIDKHIIPANDRDPQHFHYDVRFLIEAAMDEPLTISEESKDLAWVKYETIPDVVKANDSILRMLEKTSKSEVVC; encoded by the coding sequence ATGAATAGAGAAGAACTTAAAAGAGCACTGAAAAGTTATCGGACGCCGTTTGAAGACGAGCAGTTGTTTGTTGAGCAATTTATCGAACTGACTGATGATCCTTTGGCCTTTCTTAGGGATCGCAAAGAAGGACATTTTACCGCGTCCGCTTGGATCGTAAACAAGACCAGGACACACGCATTGCTTACCCATCACCGAAAGCTGAACCGCTGGCTTCAGCTCGGTGGACATGCAGATGGCAATGAGAACCTCTTGGAAGTGGCCATGAATGAAGCCCGGGAGGAGAGCGGCTTGATATCGTTAAAACTCGTGGACAGGGGGATTTTTGATATAGACAAGCATATCATTCCTGCCAATGACCGTGATCCGCAGCATTTTCACTATGATGTACGCTTCTTGATCGAGGCGGCCATGGACGAGCCACTTACCATTAGTGAGGAGAGTAAAGACTTAGCCTGGGTGAAGTATGAGACTATTCCAGATGTGGTCAAGGCCAACGACTCGATATTGAGAATGCTGGAAAAAACCAGCAAGTCAGAGGTCGTGTGCTAA